Proteins from a single region of Leptospiraceae bacterium:
- a CDS encoding YajQ family cyclic di-GMP-binding protein gives MAQDPSFDIVSKVEKAELANAVAQALTEITTRFDFKGSKSDIKVDEENLVITSDNEIKIKQVIDVLINKLAKRGIGLKAFNFDSKIESATGNTARMKVKIQQGLEKEHTKEIVRVIKDGKLKVQVAIMGEYVRVTGKKKDDLQEAQALLKKGELDFDFQFTNYKG, from the coding sequence ATGGCACAAGATCCATCATTTGATATAGTATCCAAAGTAGAAAAAGCAGAGTTGGCAAACGCAGTAGCACAAGCGTTAACCGAAATTACAACTCGTTTCGATTTCAAAGGCTCTAAGTCTGACATTAAAGTTGATGAAGAAAATCTAGTCATCACATCTGATAACGAAATTAAAATCAAACAAGTAATTGATGTATTGATTAACAAACTCGCTAAACGTGGGATTGGACTAAAGGCATTTAATTTTGATTCTAAAATTGAATCGGCTACAGGCAACACTGCTCGTATGAAAGTAAAGATTCAACAAGGTCTTGAGAAAGAACATACAAAAGAAATTGTACGTGTAATCAAAGATGGCAAACTAAAAGTACAAGTCGCCATAATGGGTGAATACGTCCGAGTAACCGGTAAAAAGAAAGATGATCTCCAAGAAGCACAGGCGCTTTTAAAAAAAGGAGAATTAGATTTCGATTTTCAGTTTACGAATTACAAAGGTTAA
- the rplM gene encoding 50S ribosomal protein L13, producing the protein MPIISPAHRTPSLKKEETKKSWFVVDAQGKTLGRLCSAVATRLRGKHKPIFTPNQDCGDNIIIINASKIEVTGRKKDQKMYYHHSLYPGGMTATPFKDLLKDNPERILMEGVKGMLPKSKLGDVMLSNLRVFAGSEHNLKAQKPVALEL; encoded by the coding sequence ATGCCAATCATATCACCAGCACATAGAACCCCTTCCTTGAAAAAAGAGGAAACTAAGAAGTCATGGTTTGTAGTGGATGCCCAAGGAAAGACTTTAGGCAGACTTTGTTCTGCAGTGGCTACTAGACTAAGAGGTAAACACAAACCTATCTTTACTCCCAACCAAGATTGTGGAGACAATATCATCATCATCAATGCTTCCAAAATTGAAGTTACAGGTCGCAAAAAAGATCAAAAAATGTATTACCATCACTCCCTTTACCCAGGTGGGATGACAGCTACTCCGTTTAAAGATTTACTCAAGGATAACCCTGAGAGAATTTTAATGGAAGGCGTAAAAGGTATGTTACCAAAGAGTAAATTAGGGGATGTAATGCTTTCTAATTTGAGAGTATTTGCAGGTAGCGAGCACAATCTAAAAGCACAGAAACCTGTTGCATTAGAGTTATAA
- a CDS encoding SGNH/GDSL hydrolase family protein — protein sequence MKTILMLLFFLAGLTQVSAQSIVETIDGWGRCDFGIPQGKDKHIMLLGDSNGALQGANPVGLIGGSINTGYTKSWETFLKPGPKTGGSWRVLNASVGGMPSDMLYGLLHKCLEGDKDIRAKYLATTPDRVWLQIGGNDFRYDESVILDEFLPHLAHYRINKVLNTVGKIITMHQKIGRTVILVSYFPLQADFVSEDPWDNSENLKEGFCGMAGSTQNQATNLAGDIFCNPASEKFLELKDWLTKGIREGLDKLINLPQSFSVAGVNFPNPPAIMLHAVGTSIHKFDMWLGQRAGMSTSFTGLSSRPSKSFKALNGAKIAKFSNLLEMAQAIADYVMHEPRGIVGWEILKVMPNRNKALSVQVWWLGRRYYENVFAQGTAVAPTRYTVDLVDIGPMFLDLFLIFQIQKGLNGAFAAC from the coding sequence GTGAAAACAATTCTAATGTTACTCTTTTTCTTAGCTGGATTAACGCAAGTAAGTGCACAGTCTATCGTCGAGACTATCGATGGTTGGGGACGGTGCGATTTCGGGATTCCTCAGGGTAAGGATAAACATATAATGTTACTCGGTGACTCGAATGGAGCTTTACAAGGTGCGAATCCAGTCGGCTTAATTGGTGGATCAATTAATACTGGTTATACAAAATCATGGGAAACCTTTCTTAAACCGGGACCAAAAACAGGAGGCTCTTGGCGTGTTTTGAATGCCTCAGTTGGAGGTATGCCATCGGACATGCTCTACGGTCTCTTGCATAAATGTCTGGAAGGGGACAAAGATATCCGTGCCAAATATCTTGCGACAACCCCTGATCGGGTTTGGCTTCAAATTGGAGGAAACGATTTTCGTTATGATGAATCGGTGATTCTAGATGAGTTCCTACCACACTTGGCGCATTATAGAATCAACAAGGTTCTAAACACAGTTGGAAAAATCATTACGATGCACCAAAAGATCGGAAGAACGGTAATACTGGTAAGTTACTTTCCTTTACAGGCTGATTTTGTATCTGAGGATCCTTGGGATAACTCAGAGAATCTGAAAGAAGGTTTCTGCGGAATGGCTGGCAGTACACAGAATCAAGCGACTAACCTTGCCGGTGATATATTTTGTAACCCAGCATCCGAAAAGTTTCTGGAATTAAAAGATTGGCTGACCAAGGGTATACGAGAAGGATTGGATAAACTTATTAATCTTCCCCAGTCCTTTAGTGTTGCAGGAGTAAATTTCCCAAATCCTCCGGCAATCATGCTACATGCGGTTGGCACGAGTATACATAAATTCGATATGTGGCTAGGTCAGCGTGCAGGAATGTCTACTTCCTTCACGGGACTTTCGTCACGCCCCAGTAAGAGTTTTAAAGCACTAAATGGGGCAAAAATTGCCAAATTTAGCAATCTATTAGAGATGGCTCAGGCGATTGCAGATTATGTTATGCACGAACCACGTGGAATAGTAGGATGGGAGATTTTAAAAGTAATGCCTAATCGGAACAAAGCTCTGTCAGTCCAAGTTTGGTGGTTGGGCAGACGATACTACGAAAACGTATTTGCTCAGGGAACTGCCGTCGCACCAACTCGCTATACAGTCGATCTAGTGGACATTGGTCCAATGTTTTTGGATCTTTTTCTAATTTTTCAAATACAAAAAGGTCTTAATGGAGCATTTGCAGCGTGTTAA
- a CDS encoding regulatory protein RecX, giving the protein MDEFLYSKILKLLKTRDRSEKEILEFLAKSGVGNTDSAFFIDRLRSSKLLSDSRFTENKIRSRIYNQHWGKERIKLELEDFGIPFEIVQEELSKIEDEVWIENCERLITKNSINKKNQNEVYKLKKKLFQMGYPQTTIKKAFTNQNISEEFEIDLE; this is encoded by the coding sequence TTGGACGAATTTTTATATTCTAAAATTCTGAAACTTCTCAAAACGAGAGATCGTTCCGAGAAAGAGATTTTAGAGTTTCTAGCAAAAAGCGGAGTAGGTAATACTGACTCCGCTTTTTTTATTGATAGACTTCGTTCATCCAAATTACTTAGCGATAGCCGGTTTACGGAAAATAAAATTCGGTCTCGTATTTACAACCAACACTGGGGAAAAGAAAGAATCAAACTTGAGTTAGAAGATTTTGGAATTCCATTCGAGATTGTTCAGGAAGAACTTTCCAAAATAGAAGACGAAGTTTGGATTGAAAATTGTGAGAGGCTAATAACAAAAAACTCAATCAATAAAAAAAATCAAAATGAAGTCTATAAATTAAAGAAAAAACTTTTCCAAATGGGTTACCCGCAAACTACTATAAAAAAAGCATTTACCAATCAGAATATTTCAGAAGAGTTTGAAATAGATTTAGAATAG
- a CDS encoding PilZ domain-containing protein codes for MKPEIETNRNQSKPILIQKPKMLLLIGSIYLLLPFVNFIQIKLQFHTSWFGTVAHYPLVGAILLLTAPIVAIGLFQVKRWGYLLFLAHAFVLILYNLYFALKYSEVSYAGSLFRSVVGLLLLFYFLRREIYSPYLALYPRGFRRKNRVDVTVRVKLENEQFITRDLSPLGMFLKQTDSSKLKPQLGDRHTFLLTLDNEEISIPGTVMRLDSDGIGVAFQPDRSQRRTLKNFLNQYFPERIISTEPVEIESGDEVYSGTLWNLSMAGAYIALNPTRNITEILHLKMPSPISTSASARVRWINEKGNYGKPPGFGIEFTNVKSKWRLFTYLWLQEKKVGISR; via the coding sequence ATGAAACCAGAAATCGAAACCAATCGAAACCAATCAAAACCAATTCTAATACAAAAACCTAAAATGCTTCTTTTGATTGGAAGTATTTATTTACTCTTACCTTTTGTAAATTTTATACAAATTAAACTTCAATTTCATACATCTTGGTTTGGAACCGTTGCCCATTATCCACTTGTTGGGGCTATTCTATTGTTAACCGCTCCCATCGTTGCCATTGGGTTATTCCAAGTGAAACGATGGGGTTATCTTTTGTTTTTGGCACACGCATTCGTTCTGATTCTTTACAACCTTTATTTTGCTTTAAAATACTCAGAAGTTAGCTATGCAGGAAGTTTATTTCGCTCGGTAGTTGGCTTGCTTTTACTTTTCTATTTTCTACGGCGTGAGATTTATTCTCCCTATCTTGCACTTTACCCGCGTGGCTTTCGAAGAAAAAATAGAGTTGATGTCACTGTGCGGGTGAAATTGGAAAATGAGCAGTTCATAACTCGGGATTTATCTCCCTTGGGAATGTTCCTAAAACAAACTGATTCTTCTAAGTTGAAACCTCAACTAGGAGATAGGCATACTTTCTTACTCACACTTGATAACGAGGAAATTTCAATACCCGGTACAGTTATGCGTTTGGACTCAGATGGAATTGGTGTTGCCTTTCAACCGGATAGATCGCAGAGACGTACGTTAAAGAATTTTTTGAATCAATACTTCCCAGAGCGTATAATTAGTACCGAGCCGGTAGAAATTGAATCAGGCGATGAAGTCTATTCAGGAACTTTGTGGAATTTGTCTATGGCAGGTGCCTATATAGCTCTCAATCCAACACGGAACATAACCGAAATTTTGCATTTGAAAATGCCTTCTCCTATCTCGACTTCAGCATCTGCAAGAGTTCGCTGGATAAATGAAAAGGGTAATTACGGTAAACCGCCCGGTTTTGGAATTGAGTTTACAAATGTAAAATCCAAATGGCGACTCTTTACCTATCTTTGGTTACAAGAAAAAAAGGTAGGTATTTCGCGATGA
- the alaS gene encoding alanine--tRNA ligase has protein sequence MYKTVAEIRKSFIEYFKSKGHTIVPSSSLIPVGDPTLLFTTAGMVQFKPYFTGAVELTFTRAATSQKSLRTTDLENVGRTERHCTFFEMLGNFSFGDYFKKEAISYALDFSTNYLNFPKDKIWITVYLDDDEAENFWIAEGIPKERIVRLGKEDNFWGPAGDTGACGPCSELYLDRGPEKGGPNCGTSNTCKPGCNCDRFLEFWNLVFNQFDQDSSGKLNPLKQTGIDTGSGLERVALLLQNVDSVYDTNELRRIIGFIENLSGKVYDKESKMAFRVLTDHSRAITFSISDGVMPDKTGRGYVIRRLIRRASLFARRIGIKDAFIYKVIPEIVEIYKEEYPELETRQTEIIRIVKSEEDLFLNTLELGLGVIETMTKSYEAKKEKRFSGSDAFKLYGTYGFPAEMTKEILFDKGFTFDEKGFQEELEKDRKLSRDSWKGKKAQVLSAIGEKIPSTKFSGYEKTSDSGKILYILKDAKIVSSLALGNEGILILDKSCFYGESGGQIGDSGYIKVGDSLFQVKDTQKENDVILHIGILLQGTLNVGDLVNLEVESNRRELLTYHHSGTHLLNGALREILGTHVTQKASLVSDEYLRFDFSHNAALTEEEIIQIESKVNEAILSSVSVDTKVLSLEDAKKTGAVAFFEEKYGDIVRVIQMGKYSVEFCGGTHVSNTSNIKYFYIQKESSPGAGNRRIEAVCGSPVIEFFQKEFQNLSQKTQEFNLKAKEVFKDYKNFIDSKIPSPDEVQEAFLKNGAATVKQYRDLKRSFEKELSEKNTLLTKEKKKLESEGNTSIFSQAETLFSSAEKIGSTYFIKETFKDLKIDVLKELGDRIKNRSEKVFIAFILESETNKAVLLMANKIAVESGLDCNQILKSSMTSLGGKGGGKTDMAQGSTSGQTTTDEILQIVKSELALRKE, from the coding sequence ATGTATAAAACAGTTGCAGAAATCAGAAAAAGTTTCATCGAATACTTCAAATCCAAAGGACATACGATAGTTCCTTCCTCGAGTTTAATTCCTGTTGGTGATCCAACTTTATTATTTACTACCGCCGGCATGGTTCAATTCAAACCTTATTTTACTGGAGCTGTTGAATTAACTTTCACTCGGGCGGCTACTTCCCAGAAATCGCTACGCACTACGGATTTAGAAAATGTAGGAAGAACAGAGAGACATTGTACTTTTTTTGAGATGCTTGGAAATTTTAGTTTTGGAGATTATTTCAAAAAAGAAGCAATTTCCTACGCACTTGATTTTTCTACGAATTATTTAAATTTTCCGAAGGATAAAATTTGGATTACCGTTTATTTAGACGACGATGAAGCCGAAAACTTTTGGATAGCCGAAGGAATTCCTAAAGAACGAATCGTGCGACTAGGAAAAGAGGATAATTTTTGGGGACCTGCGGGTGATACGGGAGCTTGTGGACCTTGTTCGGAGCTTTATTTAGATAGAGGACCTGAGAAGGGCGGACCAAACTGTGGAACGTCTAATACCTGTAAACCCGGATGTAACTGTGATCGATTCTTGGAATTCTGGAATTTGGTATTCAACCAATTCGACCAAGATAGTTCTGGAAAATTAAATCCTCTCAAACAAACAGGAATTGATACAGGTTCCGGTTTAGAGAGAGTAGCCTTACTTTTACAAAACGTAGATTCTGTTTATGACACAAACGAACTTAGGCGTATTATCGGATTTATTGAAAACCTAAGTGGGAAAGTTTACGACAAAGAATCTAAAATGGCTTTTCGAGTTTTGACCGATCATTCCCGTGCGATTACATTTTCTATTTCCGATGGAGTTATGCCTGATAAAACGGGGCGTGGTTATGTTATCCGCAGACTTATTCGTCGTGCCTCCTTATTTGCTAGAAGAATTGGAATTAAAGATGCATTTATCTATAAAGTGATTCCTGAAATTGTAGAAATATACAAAGAAGAATACCCTGAACTAGAAACACGGCAAACTGAAATTATTCGCATTGTGAAATCAGAGGAAGATTTATTCCTAAACACTCTTGAACTTGGACTTGGAGTAATTGAAACTATGACCAAATCCTATGAGGCAAAAAAAGAAAAACGATTTAGCGGTTCAGATGCGTTTAAACTTTATGGAACTTACGGATTTCCGGCTGAGATGACAAAAGAAATTTTATTTGATAAAGGATTTACTTTTGATGAAAAAGGATTTCAGGAAGAACTAGAAAAAGATAGAAAACTTTCTCGTGATAGTTGGAAAGGAAAAAAAGCCCAAGTCCTAAGTGCAATAGGGGAAAAAATTCCATCTACAAAATTCAGTGGATATGAAAAAACCTCTGACTCAGGAAAAATTCTTTATATCTTAAAAGATGCAAAGATCGTTTCCTCTCTGGCGTTAGGTAACGAGGGAATTTTAATCTTAGATAAGTCTTGTTTTTATGGCGAGTCTGGTGGACAAATTGGGGATAGCGGCTATATCAAAGTAGGCGATAGTTTATTCCAAGTAAAAGATACTCAGAAAGAAAATGATGTTATCCTGCATATCGGTATCCTTTTACAAGGGACATTGAATGTAGGGGATTTGGTAAATTTAGAAGTAGAATCGAATCGACGGGAACTTTTGACCTACCACCACTCTGGAACTCATTTACTAAATGGTGCACTTCGAGAAATCCTTGGAACTCATGTTACGCAGAAAGCTTCTCTTGTATCCGACGAATACTTGCGGTTTGACTTTTCGCATAACGCTGCTTTAACCGAAGAAGAAATCATCCAAATTGAGTCCAAAGTAAACGAAGCTATTTTATCTTCAGTTTCTGTGGACACGAAGGTTTTGTCTCTAGAAGATGCCAAAAAAACCGGAGCAGTTGCTTTTTTTGAAGAAAAGTATGGTGATATAGTCCGCGTGATTCAAATGGGAAAATACTCCGTTGAGTTTTGCGGTGGAACTCATGTGAGTAATACTTCTAATATCAAATATTTTTACATTCAAAAAGAATCTAGTCCAGGAGCGGGGAATCGTAGAATCGAAGCAGTTTGCGGATCTCCCGTGATAGAATTTTTCCAAAAAGAATTTCAAAATCTTTCCCAGAAAACGCAGGAATTTAATCTAAAGGCAAAGGAAGTTTTTAAGGACTATAAAAATTTTATAGATTCAAAAATTCCAAGTCCAGACGAAGTCCAAGAGGCATTTTTAAAAAACGGTGCGGCTACAGTCAAACAATACAGAGACTTAAAACGAAGTTTTGAAAAGGAATTATCAGAAAAAAATACTCTCCTCACAAAAGAAAAGAAAAAACTAGAATCGGAAGGGAATACTTCCATTTTTTCGCAAGCGGAGACTCTTTTTTCCAGTGCGGAGAAAATCGGATCTACTTATTTTATTAAAGAGACTTTTAAAGACTTAAAGATTGATGTATTAAAAGAACTAGGAGATAGAATTAAAAATAGATCTGAAAAAGTTTTCATCGCTTTTATTTTAGAATCAGAAACAAATAAGGCAGTGTTACTTATGGCAAATAAAATTGCTGTAGAATCTGGACTAGATTGTAACCAAATTCTAAAATCTAGTATGACAAGTCTTGGCGGAAAAGGTGGGGGTAAGACAGATATGGCGCAGGGTTCTACCAGTGGACAGACAACTACAGATGAAATTTTGCAAATAGTTAAAAGTGAACTGGCTTTACGCAAAGAATAA
- the rpsI gene encoding 30S ribosomal protein S9: MAKDKGTWTVGRRKTSVARLKLTDGTGKITVNKKDIKDYIKTGEAKVAAAIAPLTVLNVKDKYDLLLNVHGGGVTGQVEAIRHAIARALSLKSAESRSILKKEGFLTRDSRMVERKKYGLHKARRGTQFSKR, translated from the coding sequence ATGGCAAAAGATAAAGGCACATGGACAGTTGGTAGACGTAAAACTTCTGTAGCAAGACTCAAACTCACAGATGGAACTGGTAAAATTACAGTAAACAAAAAAGACATCAAAGATTATATCAAGACCGGCGAAGCGAAAGTAGCTGCTGCGATTGCTCCTTTGACAGTTTTAAACGTAAAAGATAAATACGATCTTTTATTAAATGTTCATGGTGGCGGAGTAACTGGTCAAGTAGAAGCAATACGTCATGCGATTGCACGTGCGCTTTCTTTGAAAAGTGCAGAGTCTAGAAGCATCTTAAAAAAAGAAGGTTTCCTCACTCGTGATTCTAGAATGGTTGAACGTAAAAAATACGGTCTACACAAAGCTAGAAGAGGAACACAATTCTCTAAACGTTAA